ATGAATGATCATTTCCGCATTTTCAATAACCCGGTTTGTATGCATGGCGTTAATGACATTAGACAGTTGCTGGTCTGTCAGGTTTTCAAACAAAGTTGCAAGCTTTTGCCCGGTGACTTCGCTTTTCAGATACAGCGTGGTTTCTTCGGCACCTCGATTCCAGTCATTGATATAGCCGTTTAAATCAATACTGATAATCGCTGCATGGGTGGTTTCAGACAGACGCTGTAGATCGTTTTCCAGTTTTCCTTTGCTGGCTGCGATCATGGCTGCAGAACGGTTGATTTCCTGAGCCAGTTGACCGAGTTCATCCTGACGGTGGAAGTTTAGTGGGGCGAAGATTTCGCCTTTCCCCATTGCCTGAGCTGAGCGCAGCAAGGTAAAGATCGCTTTGGAAATACGGTTGGAAACGATGGAGGCAGACAGGATCAGGATAATACACATCAAAGGTAAAATAACGCCAAAGACGATATCTTTGAGTTCTGCGACCCCTGTCAGGAAAGGTTGTGGATTAACGGAAAAATGGATTTCCCAGTCAAAGCCCTGTGCGCCAAGCTTTTTATCCAGATGCCAGTCATTGCCCACGTCTTCATGTTCACGGTGTTCTGCTGTACAGGCATCTGTTCGGGTTTTGGCGATAATGAGTTTTTGGGTTTCATCTAAAACACAGACACTTTCCTCATCTGAACTGAGCAGGCTATAGACCTGTTGGGCGATATAGTTGAAATCCACATCAAAAACGATAGCGCCAAAAGCTCTGTTGCCGGAAACATGAACCGGAAAAGCCCAGCTGATGCTTTTAACCTTGTTGTCATGACCGGTTTTTTTAACGCTAAACTCACCTTGTTTCAGGTTGAGGATATGCTGTATTTCTGGATCAACGGAATAATCCGACAAGGCCCGTTTAATGCCTGAACTTTCCACCCTTAAGGCTTCAAACCCTTTTTGATTGATAAAGCGGACTTTCTGGATTTCAGGGCGCTGTTCAATCATTTCCATGAAAGAAAGTTCCAGATGGCGAATATCATTCTTTTCGGCTGCTGTATTCAGGGTTAGTTGGTGAAAACGCATGGACCTGAACATGGGGAGCTTGGCAGAAGACTGGAATTCCTTGGATCGGGCGTTGAGAAGCTGACTTAACCCCGTGACCCGGTTGTGGAAGTTTTCCTGAAAGCGCTGTTTCAACTCTTCCGTCATAACCGCTTCCATACGATTAAAGACAAGCACGGACAGCGCCACCAAAAAGAAGGCGCCGCCCAGGCCGAAATAAAGTATGAAGCGTGTTCTTAACGACATGAAATTATTGCGTTTTTTGTTTCTTTTTCAGGTCGGCGCGAACGTTTTTCAAAACTTGTTCATAAAGGTTTTTACGCGGCATGCTGTCCCACAGTAACATGCGGTTGAAATAATCCAGATCATCAAGGTGCATTTCCTTGATTTGTTCCGGGCTCAATAAGGTTAAGGTTTCAATATTGGCTGGGGCCAGCCCGGTAATAACAGCCATTTCATATTGTGTTTTTGGGCTGATCTGGTGATCAATATATTGATAGGCCAAATCTGATGAAACACTGGTTTTGCTGAGCATGTAGCTATCGAACATGCCAACAGCCCCTTCCTTGGGGATGATCATACGAAAATTCTTCCCTGCCTTTTTCAGGCGTTGGGAAGGATTATACCAACTGTTAAAGGCGACGAGCTTGCCTTGTTGGGACAGTTCAATCATTTCTGTGCCGCCAGCATAATAGGTCGCATTCAAGGTGTTGAATTCCAACAGCTTTTTCTCAACTTCCTTGAGCTGTTTCTTCGTTAGGCTATAGACATTTTTATAGCCCAGTGACAAGGCTGCCGTCCAAATCATGGAAACATCATCCCACATGGCAATTTTGCCCTTGTGGACAGGATCCCATAAAATATTCCAGCTATCAGGGGAGGAAATGACCGATGTGTCATAAAGCAATCCTGTCGGCCCCCAGGCCCACGGCACAGCGTAGACACGGCTGTTGAACTGGCTCCATTCCGAATATTTCAGATTTGGGTGAAGGTTCTGATATTGCGGGATCTTTTTTAAGTCCAGCGGGGTGACAAGCCCCATGTCATGCAAAATCTTGATGCCTTCATTTGAAATCAAAAACAGGTCATAAGCTTCTTCAGATTCCGCTGTTGAAATAATGTCATCCAGATTGCTGATGGGGAGAAATTCAATGCGGACCCCGGTTTTTTCTTCAAAGCTTTTATAGCCAATGGTTTTGTTAGGGATTGTCGGGTCGCCATAGACATCCCACCCGGCAATTCTCAGGACGCGTTCCTGTGCGGCCAGTCCTTCGGTGAAAAAAGTGATCAATGAAAAAAGCAGCAGCGTTTTGAGCAGGCAATGGCGCATGTAATCTTACCCCCTAGTACATGTTCTTATCCCTCAGATCTATTTAAGCATGCCGTTCATGGTTTTGAAAGCGTAGATTGAGTTAGAAGATGTATCTTTACAGATTAGGGTGTAAACGGTATATAAGTTTCAAATGAAACTATTGAGGTTTGTGATGTTACGCCCTGACTCCTTATTCTTTGCGGCCATTATGACGGCTCTGGTGGCATTTGGTCCGATCTCAACAGATATGTATCTGCCTTCCTTACCTGCGATGAAGGTTGATTTCGGGGCAACGGTTTCAGAGGTTCAGCTGACATTAAGCGTCTTTTTAGCAGGTTTTGCTGCTTCTCAGCTTCTTTATGGCCCTCTTTCTGATAGATTTGGCCGCCGACCGATCTTAATATTTGGTATTACTGTTTATGGGTTGGCAAGTGTTGCCTGTTTCATGTCAACTACAATTGAAGCTCTGATATTTTCCAGGTTTTTACAGGCGTTTGGGGCTTGTAGCGGGCCTGTTTTGGGGCGTGCGGTTGTGCGTGATGTCTATGGACCGGACAGGGCAGCGCAGGTGCTGGCCTATATGGGCTCGGCTATGGCGTTGGCTCCGGCTGTGGCCCCGATGCTGGGGGGATACTTGCAAATCTGGTTTGGATGGCAGGCCAATTTTGTCGTGATCAGCCTGTTTGCGTTGGTTCTGGTTGTGCTCGTGATTTTTTTGGTGCAGGAAACAAATACACACAAGAATCCAGATGCCCTAAAACCTGCGCGGCTTGTGGGCAATTATCTGGAATTGCTGCGCCATCGCGGCTTTCTGGGCTATGTTTTGCTTAACAGTTTTGTGTTTTCCGGCCTGTTTGCCTTTATTTCCGGTTCATCCTTCGTCTTTATTGATGTGTTTGGACTGGCCCCGAATATCTACGGGATTTGTTTCGGGATTGTTGTTTGTGGCTATATCACAGGGACACTGATTGCCGGGCGTTTGTCGCGCAAACTTGGTGGGCCAACCATGTTGCGCTATGGCAGCTTGCTTTCTCTTTTGGGCGGGGCAGTGTTGTTCGGTGTGGCTTATAGCGGGGGGAACGATGCTGTGAGTGTTGTTGCCCCGATGTTTCTGTTTATGATCAGTGTCGGGGTGGTCATGCCCAATTCCATGGCCGGGGCTATTGGGCCTTTTCCCAAAATGGCTGGGGCGGCTTCGGCGCTGATGGGGTTCTTGCAAATGACATGTGCAGCCACGGTGGGGGCAAGTGTGGGGCTGTTACATGATGGAACGCATTTGCCCATGGTCAGTGCCATTGCGCTTATGGGCGTCATGACGTTTTTGACCTATCTGGTCTTTATCCGGCAGAAGAAAGAAGGTTAAGGGCGCAGGGCCGTTTGTGCTGTTTTCCACAGGCCCAGCGTTTTCAGATGATTGACCATGGAAATACCGCTGATCCCAATGCCTTCGGATTTCCCTTTGCTGGTTGTTGCCATATGGATATAGGCAATTTTATAGCTGCCGTTTTCTTTATAAAAGATGGGGGAGCCTGAATCCCCGCTGACCGCATCACAGCCGTGTTTGATGATGTCCAGTTCTGCATTATAGCTTTTTATCCGACAATCCTTATTGATGCTGAGGATATGGGATTTATCGACGCTATAGCCTGCTTGAATGAAGCGGGTTTTATTGTCGGTCAACTTGTCAAAACGTTGTGCATCCACAGCGGTGAGGGGGATGGTGCCAACCTGTTTGCTTAAGTCGGTTTTAAGCTCAACAAAGGCCCAGTCTTTGGCGGCAACAGACAGGTGCCTGCTTTTTGCTGTGTCGTATCCTTTGGGGATGAAAAAGCGGGTGGCGGTGCTGTGTTCGATAAAACTGCCCCGGCGATAGCCAGCGAGAAAATGAATGGTATGGGGCTTAAGCCAGACTTTGCGCTTTTTATTCCACAGGCAGTGGGCGGCGGTTAAAATCAGTTTGGGGGCGACAAGGGTGGCTGTACAAAAGCCACCGATTTCTTTGTTCAGTCGACCAATGGCACTCCAGGGATAGCTGTAATTTTCAACCAGCTGACGATCATCTTTACCTTTAACCCCCCGCAAGGCTGGTTTTTTCGGTTCTTTATATTTACGGGGCTGATAATAGTTTTCCAAACCTGCATTGAGCGGACGAACGGATGGTTCTTCTGCCAGTGCAGAAAAAGTGGGCCAGAAAAGAAGGCTCAGGACTATCAGAAGGGGCACGTTGTTATCCCGTATGAATTTCTAAATCCAAAATGGTCGGGTTTTCCCCGCACAGGGGGCAACCTTTATCGCGTTTTACTTTAACATTTCTGAATTCAGAATGTAAGGCATCATAAATCATCAGGGTCCCGGACATGGATTGGCCGATCCCCATGATTTCTTTTAAAATTTCTGTGGCTTGCAAAGACCCCATCGTGCCGCAGATGGCGCCCAGAACCCCTGCTTCGGAGCAGGTTGGCACCTGACCGGGGGGCGGTGGCTCGCGGAAAATACAGCGATAACAGGGTTTGTCTTCGCCTTCTTCATGGGCCTTATAGGTCGACAGTTGCCCGTCAAAACGGAGGATTGCGGCAGAGACAAGCGTTTTTTGGGCAAAATAGCAAGCATCGTTAATCAAAAAACGGGTGGCAAAATTATCCGTCCCATCGGCAACGATATCATAAGGGGCGATAATGTCCTGAATGTTTTTGCTGTTGAGGCGATCCTGATAGAGGTTGATGGTCAAATCCGGGTTAATGGAAAGCAGGCGCTCTTTAGCACTTTCCACCTTGGGGACATCAAGGGTGGCCACATTATGGATGACCTGGCGCTGGAGGTTGGACAGGTCCACAACATCGTCATCAATTATGCCGATGGTTCCAACACCGGCTGCAGCCAAATAAAGAAGAACCGGGGCACCCAGCCCGCCGGCACCCACAACAAGAACCTTTGCATTGAGGAGTTTTGCCTGACCTTCACCACCCACTTCAGGTAAAAGAATGTGGCGGGCATATCTTTCTAGTTGTTCTTCGTTGAAATCCATCTGCCGAGTTCCTTTATGAGTCTTAGTTAACTTGTCACACAGCACCATACGGGATGCAAGGGTGTTTCTGTGACTGGTACTAAAGGACTACGATTCGTGCAACAGATAAGGGCTGTATACGAGGCATAGATGTAATTTAAATTATTATCATTATAAATGAGATTATTTATGGTTGATGAATGATTGGCTATTTCTTTGCAAGAGTATATTTTGCTGAATTTTTGTGCAAATGCTGAAAAAATAACATGCGTTGCCTTATTTTACTGGTTATAACCACAGTTAAAGTAAAGGGCATATATTGCGGCTGGGCGGAACTATGAAACTACAAGATATCAACATTTCGAAAAAGCTCCCTATTTTCACAGTATTTCTGATTGTACTGACTGGGGTGCTGTTAAGCGGGACAATTCTTCTTAAGGTAAATGATGGTTTTGAAGAGGCGGCAAAAGACAAGCTGGTGTCTTTGGCGGCTGCACGAAAGTCAGAACTATCCAATTACCTTGATATTATCCAAAGTGATTTACAAATTCAGTCGCGCAACCCTCTGGTGGCCGAAGCGCTGGAAGATTTCTCCATAGCTTGGGCGCAGATTGAAGGCGATAAGGTTGAGGCTTTGCAAAAAGTCTATATTACCGACAACCCGCATCCCCTTGGTGAAAAGCATAAGCTGGATGCCGGGTCAAGCGGGAGCCCCTATGACCGTGTCCATGGGATGTATCATGATTACTTCCGCAATTTGTTGGAACAACGTGCCTATTATGATGTCTTTTTGATCGACCCTCAGGGCAATATTATCTATAGCGTCTTTAAGGAGCTGGATTACGCCACCAACCTGAATACAGGGAAGTGGAAAGATACTGATATTGCCCGTGTCTATCGCGAAGTTTCCAATGCGCCAAAGCCTGATACCCTGATTTTTAAAGATTTCGCACCCTATGCGCCCAGCTATGATGCGCCGGCCAGTTTTATTGGTCGTCCGGTCTTTGATGAAAAAGGCGGTTTTAGCGGGGTGCTGATCTATCAAATGCCGATTGGTGAAATCAATGGCATTTTGCAAGCTGCTGATGGTATGGGTGAAAGTGGTGAAACTTATATCGTTGGCCCTGACCTGTTGATGCGCAGTGATTCTCGTTTTTCTAAAGAAAGCACCATCTTGAAAAACAAGGTGGATGGTTCAACGGTAAAAGCAGCCTTGGCTGGGAAAAACGGTGTAGATATCATTGCTGATTATCGCGGTATTGACGTTGTCTCTGCCTATGCTCCCTTGGATTATAATGGCGTACGTTGGGCGGTCTTGGCTGAAGTTGATGTGGAAGAAGCCATGGCGACTTCCAGCAGCGTGCGCAATATCAGCCTGATCGGTGTGATTGTGATTTCTGCTATCGGTGCTGGGATTGCCTTGTGGTTTGCCCGCACGATTACAAATCCAATTTCTGTGAACGTACAGGCCATGAATGTACTGGCAACCGGGGAAACCGATATCCATATCTCCGGTAAAGAGCGTGGCGATGAAGTCGGGGATATTTCCCGTGCCTTGCAGGTCTTTAAGGATAATAAGATCAAGTCTGATGAAATGCAGGCTGCCCAGGAAGAGCGTCAGCAAAAACGGGTGGAACGTGCCCAGCGTCTTGAAGAGATGGTGGCAAATTTCCGCAATGACGTGACCCTGGCTCTTGATACGATGGATCAGCAGGCCACCGATCTGGAAAGCAGTTCTCAAGATATGTCGGCCAGTTCTGAACAGACATCGAAACAGGCCGCAGCTGTGGCTTCTGCATCTGATCAGGCCGCAGCCAATGTTCAGACGGTTGCAGGTGCTGCTGAAGAGCTAAGCGCCTCTGTAAATGAAATTAATGTTCAAATCGATGAATCTTCGCGCATTACCGAAGAAGCCCGCGTCAAGGCGGAAGATGCCAATGAATTGGTTGAAAGCTTAAATGAGGCTGTTTCGCGTATTGGCGAGGTCGTGAACTTGATTAACGATATTGCCGATCAAACCAATATGCTGGCGTTGAATGCAACGATTGAGGCCGCACGCGCTGGTGAAGCCGGTAAAGGCTTTGCGGTTGTAGCTTCTGAGGTGAAAAACCTTGCCAACCAGACCGGGAAGGCCACTGAAGAAATTTCTGCCCAGATCGCGCAGGTTCAGCATCGAACCGGTGATGCGGTGAATGCTATCCAGTCTATTGGTGAGGTTGTGAACCGTGTGAGTACGATTTCCGGCTCTGTTGTGACCGCATTGGAAGAACAAAGTGCAGCGACTAATGAAATCGCTCGCAATGTTCAGGAAGCGGCAAAAGGTACACAGGAAGTCTCTTCCAATATTTCCGGTGTGAATGAAGCGGCTCTTAATTCCGGTGAAACAGCCCGTCATGTCTTTCAAGCCGCCCAGCAGGTCAATGCGCAGGCTGACCAATTACGTGATCGTGTTCATGAGTTCCTGGAAGCCGCCCAGTCTGCGTAAAAGAAAATGTCATTCTCAACTTGGTTGGGAGTGATGTTTCATAACAAAAAGCCCCGCTTGAAATATTATCAAGCGGGGCTTTTTGTTTGTATCTCTTTGACTTAATCGCCAACCACACCATCAAACAGGGCGGTAGAGAGGTAGCGTTCAGCAAAGCTTGGCAGGATGACAACGATGTTTTTACCCGCCATGTCCTCTTGTTGACCAAGTTCAATGGCTGCTGCCAGTGCTGCACCTGAGGAAATCCCCACAGGAACCCCATCTGTACTGGCAACTTCACGTGATGTGGCAAAGGCTGTTTCATTGCCGATTTTCAACACTTGGTCAATCACACCCGTATCCAAAATTTCAGGAACAAAGCCTGCGCCAATTCCTTGAATTTTATGGGGGCCGGGAACGCCACCGGATAGAACCGGGCTATCTTCTGGTTCAACAGCAACCACTTTCAGGTTCGGGTTCTTTTCTTTTAAGGCTGCGCCTGCCCCTGTGATTGTACCGCCTGTGCCAACACCAGCGATTAAGGCATCAACCTTGCCATCTGTATCTGTCCAGATTTCATGGGCGGTTGTCCGTGTGTGGATTTTAGGGTTTGCCTCGTTTTTAAATTGTTGTGGCATGAAGGCATCTGGCAATTCATTGACCAGTTCTTCAGCACGTGCAATCGCACCAGACATGCCTTTGGCCGCAGGTGTCAGTTCCAGCTCAGCCCCTAAAAGAGCAAGCATTTTACGGCGCTCTTTTGACATGCTTTCCGGCATGGTCAGGATCAGGCGATAGCCACGAGAGGCGGCTACAAACGCCAGGGCAATCCCGGTGTTACCGGATGTTGGTTCAACCAGAACCGTGTTTTCCTTGATCATGCCGGCTTGTTCAGCAGCTTCAATCATGGCAAAACCGATGCGGTCTTTTACAGAAGCCAACGGGTTAAAGAATTCACATTTGCCAAGAATATTGGCTTTTACATTATGGGCCTTGGCCAAGCCGGACAGGTTAACCAGCGGTGTTGCACCGATTGTGTCGATGATGCTGTCGTAAATCTTGCCGCGTGCAGGAGCTTCAGATGTGAATTGGTCGGACATGATGGCTCTCTCTAATAGGTCAATTGCTATTTAATGTGTTTCCCAGATAAATGTATGGGACGCACGGATAGGCTTGTCAATATTTATTGAACACAAAATATGCGGCAATGCATCATAAATTACATTGCCACATATGTAGTAGGGTCTTTTTAAATGGTGAAATCCAGGTTCTGGCGACCTTCACTGACCAGGCCAGCCTGATTGGCGCGTGTGCACAAGTCATCAATACTGACTTCATCAAGCTGTTCCATCAGGGCTTCCTGCATTTCCTGCCAAACCGGGCGCACAACCTTGTGCCCCAGTTCAGAACCTGCTGGATCATTAAGCGGGTCTTCTGCCGTTTCCATTTTACGCACAATACGCACAATTTCTCCAACAGTAATACGACGGCGTTCACGTGCCAGACGATAGCCCCCGCGTGGGCCACGGACCCCTACAAGGATACCTTCACGTACCAATTGTTGCAGCCCTTGTTCCAGATAACGGCGCGGGATGCCTTGACGGCGGGTGATCTCGCGACTTTGTACCGGCTGGCCACCACTGTGATAGGCAATATCAAGGACGGCTTCGATGGCAAAAAGCATTTTTTTGGATAATCTTAACATGACAGTTCTTTCCGCAATTTGTCGGCTGTTATTTTTTATTCAATCCTGTTGAACCGAAGCCGCCAGCCCCACGTTCCGTATCCGGTAGCGTATCGGTTTTCACCCAGGAAATCATAGTGACAGGAGCCACAACCATCTGTGCAATTCGCATCCCACGCTCAATCACAAACGGTTCTTCCCCCAAATTGACGAGGATTACCCCCACCTCGCCGCGATAATCGGCATCAATGGTGCCCGGTGCATTGGCAACCGTGACCCCATGTTTTGCCGCAAGGCCGGAACGCGGGCGAATTTGCGCTTCATAGCCAACAGGCAGGGCGATGCTCAAGCCTGTGGGGATAATGGCGCGTTTACCGGGTTCCAGTGTAACTGTATCTTCAATCGCGGCCATCAGGTCCATGCCTGCGGCATGTTCTGTCGCGTAATGGGGAAGGTCCATATCTGCCCCATGTGGAAGTTGAACGACACTTACATCGACTTGGTTGCTCATGATGATACTTCTTTCAAATAATCTGCAATTTTATGGGCCAGACGGTCTGCCACTTCTGATTTACTCAGACGTGGCCAGTCCTCGCATTGATTTTTCGCAATGAAATGGACAGTATTTTCATTTCCACCAAATGTTCCTGTAGATGGGGAGACATCATTGGCGATAATCCAGTCACATTGTTTGCGTGCACGTTTGGCCGTGGCGTGCTCAATGACTTTTTCTGTTTCTGCGGCAAAACCAACAACCAAAGCAGGGCGGTTTTTTGTTGCCTGAGACAAGCTTGCCAGAATATCGGGATTTTCCGCGAGTTTCAGGTCCGGCATTTGGCCGGAGCCGTCTTTTTTCAGCTTTTGGTCGGCTTCCACATCAACACGCCAATCGGCAACCGCAGCAGCACAGACAGCAATATCCACAGGCAGGTTTTTCTGACAAGCGTTTAGCATATCGCGGGCTGATTCAATTTGAACCAGATGAACGCCATCTGGCGCAGTCAATTGTGTCGGGCCGCTGACCAGCGTGACTTCACAGCCCAGTTTAGCAAGGCTGGCGGCGATGGCATGACCTTGTTTACCGGACGAGCGGTTGGCGATATAGCGCACCGGGTCAATCGGTTCATGTGTTGGGCCTGAGGTGACAATGGCTCTTTTGCCGCTTAGCAGCCCTTCTGTACCCAGGCGTTTTTTGACAGCGGCAACAATATCCAATGGTTCTGCCATACGGCCAAATCCAAATTCACCACAGGCCATATCCCCTTCATCGGGGCCAATCATTTCAACGCCACGGCTTTTCAGGGTTTGAACATTGGTCTGGGTCGCAGCATGTTCCCACATGCGCACATTCATAGCCGGGGCCATCATGACAGGTTTGTCTGTTGCCAGCAAAGTTGTGGAGGCAAGGTCATTTGCCAGTCCACAAGCCGCTTTTGCCATAATGTCGGCAGTTGCGGGGGCAACCACAACAAGGTCGCTTGAGCGTGAGAGCTGAATGTGACCCATTTCAGATTCATCATCCAGATCAAAGAGGTCTTCATAGACCTTTTCACCACTCACAGCACTGAGGGCCAGCGGGGTCACAAATTCTTTGGCAGCTTTGGTCAGGATACAACGCACGCCGATATTTTGCTCGCGCAGGCGGCGCACGGTTTCCGGCATCTTGTATGCAGCAATACCACCAGTGATGATGAGGAGTATGTTTTTATTCTTATACACGATGAAAACTAAACCGAATTACGCTGAAAATTTGTAGATAAACTAACGGGCTCATTATTTAAGCGCAAGGAAATATATAGGTTGATTCAACGAAAATGAATAAATATCTGATATTTAATCAGAACATAATGTTTCTAGTATGTAAACATACTTAGAAATGGGCCGAAAACCCTCCATCTACGGTAATGATTTGGCCTGTTATGTAAGATGAAGCGGGTGACGCGAGGAAAATACAGGCCCCGGCGATCTCTTCCGGGTGCCCCCAGCGTTTTAGGGAGGTCCGATTCGCCAAAAAGTTTAGTACATTTTC
This sequence is a window from Terasakiella sp. SH-1. Protein-coding genes within it:
- the coaBC gene encoding bifunctional phosphopantothenoylcysteine decarboxylase/phosphopantothenate--cysteine ligase CoaBC; protein product: MYKNKNILLIITGGIAAYKMPETVRRLREQNIGVRCILTKAAKEFVTPLALSAVSGEKVYEDLFDLDDESEMGHIQLSRSSDLVVVAPATADIMAKAACGLANDLASTTLLATDKPVMMAPAMNVRMWEHAATQTNVQTLKSRGVEMIGPDEGDMACGEFGFGRMAEPLDIVAAVKKRLGTEGLLSGKRAIVTSGPTHEPIDPVRYIANRSSGKQGHAIAASLAKLGCEVTLVSGPTQLTAPDGVHLVQIESARDMLNACQKNLPVDIAVCAAAVADWRVDVEADQKLKKDGSGQMPDLKLAENPDILASLSQATKNRPALVVGFAAETEKVIEHATAKRARKQCDWIIANDVSPSTGTFGGNENTVHFIAKNQCEDWPRLSKSEVADRLAHKIADYLKEVSS